A genomic segment from Orrella daihaiensis encodes:
- a CDS encoding cupin domain-containing protein, with the protein MMNADSFHKMVASEGFNEPVLVEREANGSIDVHSHPFEAKALILEGFIEIGLGSQAKRFEPGDVFHLAPEQPHWERYGPQGVVYLSARKDARS; encoded by the coding sequence ATGATGAATGCCGATTCATTTCATAAGATGGTTGCATCTGAAGGGTTTAACGAACCCGTGTTGGTTGAACGTGAGGCTAACGGCAGTATCGACGTGCACAGCCATCCTTTCGAAGCCAAGGCTTTAATTCTGGAAGGATTCATTGAGATTGGGCTTGGCAGTCAAGCCAAACGATTTGAGCCTGGTGATGTATTTCACCTGGCGCCTGAGCAACCGCACTGGGAACGCTACGGACCACAAGGCGTCGTGTACCTCTCG
- a CDS encoding helix-turn-helix transcriptional regulator, whose product MDRTERFYKIQTLLRQRRSVTMRQLCEALEVSRATVCRDLDYLRDRLGVPVNWDSASRSYRLEGFEGQVDGHELPGVWFSEREIHALLTIIELMSQLEPEGLLSPRIAPFRERLEQLLEQGTGSAVEALNRIRIIPMGQRQVSSDHFQLIAHGLLKRRRLHIAYYGRQSDVIVSRDISPQRLVYYRDNWYLDAYCHLREGLRSFSIDAIRLANLLQEQCVDLNEAEVSNFFESSYGIFNGPSRQVARLKFSPFRARWVARERWHPEQVSTVMPDGSYVLDVPYGQDWELIQDILKQGADVEVLAPDGLRGKVADAIRSMASLYDGVS is encoded by the coding sequence ATGGATCGCACCGAGCGTTTCTATAAAATCCAGACCCTTTTGCGGCAACGGCGTTCAGTCACCATGCGGCAGCTATGCGAAGCGCTAGAAGTTTCTCGCGCAACCGTTTGCCGAGATCTTGACTATCTGAGGGATCGTCTAGGGGTTCCGGTTAATTGGGATAGTGCTAGTCGGTCCTATCGATTGGAGGGGTTTGAGGGTCAGGTTGATGGCCACGAACTGCCGGGCGTTTGGTTCAGTGAAAGGGAAATCCATGCGTTGTTAACCATCATCGAGCTGATGTCGCAACTTGAGCCAGAGGGATTGTTGTCGCCACGAATTGCGCCGTTTCGTGAGCGGTTAGAGCAACTTCTGGAGCAAGGTACAGGCAGTGCTGTAGAAGCCTTAAATCGTATTCGGATTATCCCGATGGGTCAAAGGCAGGTCTCAAGTGATCATTTCCAGTTAATTGCCCATGGGCTGCTCAAGCGACGCCGCTTGCACATTGCCTACTATGGCAGGCAGTCTGATGTAATTGTGTCCAGAGACATCTCACCACAGCGTTTGGTGTATTACCGTGATAACTGGTACCTCGATGCCTACTGTCACTTGCGCGAGGGTTTGCGCAGCTTTTCGATCGACGCTATTCGATTGGCAAACTTGCTTCAAGAACAATGTGTTGATTTGAATGAAGCTGAGGTCAGTAACTTCTTTGAAAGCAGCTACGGCATCTTCAATGGACCTAGCCGTCAGGTTGCTAGGCTGAAGTTCAGCCCGTTTCGTGCGCGTTGGGTGGCGCGAGAACGCTGGCATCCTGAGCAAGTTAGCACTGTGATGCCGGACGGAAGCTACGTCTTAGATGTGCCCTATGGTCAGGACTGGGAATTGATCCAGGATATTCTGAAGCAAGGTGCCGATGTGGAGGTGCTAGCACCGGACGGCCTGCGTGGCAAGGTGGCTGACGCCATCAGGTCGATGGCATCGCTGTATGACGGTGTTTCCTGA
- a CDS encoding (2Fe-2S)-binding protein produces MYVCNCAGITERDIHDAVDRGARSVKDLRRELNVAADCCQCACDVKRCLRERKALIEQVDLSNLSHLGKFSDLGLPA; encoded by the coding sequence ATGTACGTATGCAACTGCGCCGGTATAACTGAACGCGACATTCATGATGCGGTGGATCGTGGTGCGAGGTCGGTCAAAGATCTGCGTCGCGAGTTGAACGTCGCCGCCGATTGCTGTCAGTGCGCTTGCGACGTCAAGCGTTGTCTGCGCGAGCGTAAAGCGCTGATTGAACAGGTTGATCTAAGCAACTTGAGTCACCTCGGCAAATTCAGCGACTTGGGCTTGCCCGCATAA
- a CDS encoding rhodanese-like domain-containing protein produces the protein MQFKLALGKSFRTIPLATALLFAASFTAYAQNPAAVDEMAGYMDFIEYGGGVIFAEQIPKAEYENIMVIDARDANQFAKEHIPGAVNIEWRQVLNERDNIPTDKMVLIYCNTGSLSAQAGFALRVAGHENVRILQGGFEEWKAKGGFEANARAAGQTPKE, from the coding sequence ATGCAGTTCAAACTAGCTTTGGGTAAATCTTTTCGAACCATCCCGCTGGCAACTGCGCTGTTGTTTGCAGCAAGTTTCACGGCCTATGCCCAGAATCCGGCAGCCGTTGATGAGATGGCTGGCTACATGGACTTCATTGAGTATGGTGGTGGGGTTATTTTTGCTGAGCAAATCCCAAAAGCGGAGTATGAGAACATCATGGTGATCGATGCTCGCGATGCGAATCAATTTGCCAAGGAACATATCCCCGGTGCGGTCAACATCGAGTGGCGTCAAGTCCTAAATGAACGAGACAACATCCCCACCGACAAAATGGTACTGATCTACTGCAATACCGGCAGTCTATCAGCCCAAGCAGGATTTGCGCTGCGCGTTGCCGGCCACGAGAATGTACGCATCTTGCAAGGCGGCTTCGAAGAGTGGAAGGCCAAGGGTGGGTTTGAAGCCAACGCCCGCGCGGCAGGTCAAACACCCAAGGAATAA
- the bfr gene encoding bacterioferritin, which yields MKGNSKIIKTLNELLAGELTAIDQYLIHGEMYADMGLTKLAEKTLHESEHEKEHARAMIQRILFLEGKPDLSKREDLNIGKDVPAMLKSDLDVEYRVAKNLKAAIAECEKAGDFVTREALVTQLDDTEMDHAYFLEKQLRQIELMGLQNYLQSQL from the coding sequence ATGAAAGGCAACAGCAAGATCATCAAGACACTGAATGAACTGCTAGCTGGGGAGTTGACTGCAATCGACCAGTACCTGATTCATGGCGAGATGTACGCCGACATGGGCCTGACCAAACTGGCAGAAAAAACCCTGCATGAATCTGAGCATGAGAAAGAGCACGCACGTGCCATGATCCAGCGCATATTGTTTTTAGAGGGAAAGCCCGATTTGTCCAAGCGTGAGGATTTGAATATCGGTAAAGACGTGCCCGCGATGCTGAAGTCAGATTTGGATGTCGAGTATCGGGTTGCCAAGAATCTGAAAGCGGCGATCGCCGAATGCGAGAAGGCGGGAGATTTTGTGACGCGCGAGGCCTTGGTGACTCAGCTTGATGACACCGAAATGGATCACGCCTACTTCCTGGAAAAGCAACTTCGCCAGATTGAGCTCATGGGCCTGCAAAACTATCTCCAAAGCCAGCTGTGA
- the bfr gene encoding bacterioferritin codes for MKADRKIITALNTVLKSQLTGINQYFLHARMFANWGFEGLNKSHYKTSIRLMKESDKLIERILFLEGLPNLQSLGKLQIGENVHEALKGDLNYELTSQHKAIEAAIQITGELQYFASEQMLRDLMQSCEDNIDQLETRLSLIDTMGLANYLQTQIEGDD; via the coding sequence ATGAAAGCCGACCGCAAGATCATTACCGCACTGAACACTGTCTTAAAAAGCCAGTTGACCGGCATCAACCAGTACTTCCTGCACGCCCGCATGTTTGCCAACTGGGGATTTGAGGGTTTGAACAAGTCCCACTACAAGACCTCGATCAGGCTCATGAAGGAATCAGATAAGCTGATTGAGCGCATCCTGTTTCTTGAGGGGCTGCCGAATCTTCAGAGCCTAGGCAAGCTGCAGATTGGCGAGAATGTGCACGAAGCATTGAAGGGCGATCTGAATTATGAGCTTACTTCACAGCACAAAGCGATTGAAGCGGCAATACAGATCACGGGTGAATTGCAGTATTTTGCCAGTGAGCAAATGCTGCGTGATTTGATGCAGTCCTGTGAAGACAATATTGACCAACTTGAGACACGCTTGTCATTGATTGACACCATGGGGCTGGCAAACTACCTCCAGACCCAGATCGAGGGTGATGACTGA